A window from Mesorhizobium sp. WSM2240 encodes these proteins:
- a CDS encoding ATP-binding protein, whose amino-acid sequence MSQQFDDLEDLFENAPCGYVSAGPDGRITKANLTFATWLGRDRSEFVGRRFQDFLNIAGKIYYETHFAPLMRMQGFFNEVALDLVRADGTTLPVLVNAVERRDDTGDLRFVRITIFNASDRRRYERELLEARRVAEGANAELVELNRTLEKRIAEAVEARMTSEAALRQAQKMEAVGQLTGGIAHDFNNMLAVILSALNLIERRLAKGEDVSHFIDAAKDGAGRAASLTQRLLAFSRQQALSPEPLNANKMVAEMSELLRRTLGETVRLETVLAGGLWNVHADKNLLENAILNLAINARDAMPEGGRLTIETANCHLDDTYAAEHTTQPGQYVMVAVTDTGTGMTPEVMAKAFDPFFTTKGPGKGTGLGLSQVFGFVKQSGGHIKIYSEPGQGTSIKIYLPRLYGAADAPKRAHAKKLARGASSEVVLVVEDDEQVLALTAQMLRELGYGVVEARGGTEALAALSEHPEIGLLFTDVVMPDMNGRRLAEEAQKRRPDLKVLFTTGYTRNAVVHNGVLDPGVNLLQKPASVEQLAAKVRMVLDT is encoded by the coding sequence ATGAGCCAACAGTTCGACGATCTTGAGGACCTGTTCGAGAACGCCCCCTGCGGCTATGTCTCCGCGGGGCCGGACGGCCGCATCACCAAGGCGAACCTCACCTTCGCCACCTGGCTCGGCCGCGACCGCAGCGAGTTCGTCGGCCGCCGATTTCAGGATTTCCTGAACATCGCGGGAAAGATCTATTACGAGACCCATTTCGCGCCCTTGATGCGTATGCAGGGCTTCTTCAACGAGGTGGCGCTCGATCTCGTGCGCGCCGACGGCACCACTCTCCCCGTGCTTGTCAACGCGGTGGAGCGGCGTGACGATACCGGCGATCTCCGCTTCGTCCGCATCACCATCTTCAATGCCTCCGACCGCCGCCGCTACGAGCGCGAACTGCTCGAAGCCCGACGCGTCGCCGAAGGGGCCAATGCCGAGCTCGTCGAACTCAACCGTACCCTGGAGAAACGCATCGCCGAGGCGGTCGAGGCGCGCATGACGTCGGAAGCCGCGCTGCGCCAGGCCCAGAAGATGGAAGCTGTCGGCCAGCTCACGGGCGGCATTGCCCACGATTTCAACAATATGCTTGCCGTCATCCTTTCCGCGCTCAACCTGATCGAGCGCCGCCTCGCCAAAGGGGAGGACGTCTCGCACTTTATCGACGCCGCCAAGGATGGCGCGGGCAGGGCCGCCTCCCTTACTCAGCGCCTTCTCGCCTTCTCGCGCCAGCAGGCACTCTCGCCCGAGCCGCTCAATGCCAACAAGATGGTGGCTGAGATGTCGGAGCTTCTCCGCCGCACCCTCGGCGAGACGGTGCGGCTCGAAACGGTGCTCGCCGGCGGCCTCTGGAACGTCCACGCCGACAAGAACCTGCTCGAAAACGCAATCCTTAACCTTGCCATCAATGCGCGCGACGCGATGCCCGAGGGCGGACGGCTCACCATCGAGACCGCCAACTGCCATCTTGACGACACCTATGCGGCCGAGCACACCACGCAGCCCGGCCAGTATGTGATGGTCGCTGTCACCGACACGGGCACAGGCATGACGCCTGAGGTCATGGCCAAGGCTTTCGATCCGTTCTTCACCACCAAGGGGCCGGGCAAGGGCACGGGGCTTGGCCTCAGCCAGGTCTTCGGCTTCGTGAAACAGTCCGGCGGCCACATAAAGATCTATTCCGAGCCCGGCCAGGGCACGTCCATCAAGATCTATCTGCCCCGGCTCTATGGCGCGGCCGATGCGCCGAAGCGCGCGCATGCCAAAAAGCTCGCCCGCGGCGCCAGCTCAGAGGTGGTGCTGGTCGTGGAGGATGACGAGCAAGTGCTGGCGCTCACCGCGCAGATGCTGCGCGAGCTGGGCTACGGCGTCGTCGAGGCACGCGGCGGCACGGAGGCGCTTGCCGCCCTTTCTGAGCACCCCGAAATCGGTCTTCTCTTCACGGACGTGGTGATGCCGGACATGAACGGCCGGCGGCTTGCCGAGGAGGCGCAGAAACGCCGGCCGGATCTGAAAGTGCTTTTCACGACCGGCTACACACGCAATGCGGTGGTGCACAACGGCGTGCTTGATCCAGGAGTGAACCTCCTGCAGAAGCCCGCTTCGGTCGAGCAGCTCGCGGCGAAGGTAAGAATGGTGCTGGACACCTAG
- a CDS encoding alpha/beta hydrolase has protein sequence MSVLQRNNVKVMGAGEKAMVFAHGFGCDQNMWRFVWPAFAEKYRIVLFDHVGCGGSELQAYDVEKYGSLEGYTDDVIQICREVGISHGVFVGHSVSAMIGAIASVKAPDIFNHLVMIGPSPRYINDPDYTGGFSEAQIHELLDFLDSNHMGWSQAMAPVIMGNSDRPELSEELTNSFCMTDPEIAKRFARVTFLSDNRADLSRVTARSLVLQCSEDVIAPRTVGDYVHRNLPNSAFVLLQATGHCPNLSAPEETVAAMKAFLEGNAG, from the coding sequence TTGAGCGTATTGCAGCGGAACAATGTAAAGGTGATGGGCGCGGGCGAGAAGGCCATGGTCTTCGCGCATGGCTTCGGCTGCGACCAGAACATGTGGCGCTTCGTCTGGCCGGCCTTCGCCGAGAAGTACCGCATCGTCCTCTTCGACCATGTCGGCTGCGGTGGTTCCGAGCTCCAGGCCTATGACGTCGAAAAATACGGCTCCCTCGAAGGCTATACTGACGACGTCATCCAGATATGCCGCGAGGTCGGCATCTCCCACGGGGTCTTCGTCGGCCATTCCGTGAGCGCCATGATCGGAGCCATCGCGTCGGTCAAGGCGCCCGACATCTTCAACCACCTCGTCATGATAGGCCCGTCGCCGCGCTACATCAACGATCCCGACTATACCGGCGGCTTCAGCGAGGCGCAGATCCACGAGCTTCTCGACTTTCTCGACTCCAACCACATGGGCTGGTCGCAAGCCATGGCTCCCGTCATTATGGGAAATTCCGACCGGCCTGAATTGAGCGAGGAGCTCACCAATTCCTTCTGCATGACGGACCCGGAGATCGCCAAGCGCTTCGCCCGCGTCACCTTCCTCTCCGACAACCGCGCTGATCTCTCCCGTGTCACCGCCCGCTCGCTTGTGCTGCAGTGTTCGGAGGATGTGATCGCGCCGCGAACCGTGGGCGACTATGTGCACCGCAACCTGCCCAACAGCGCATTCGTCCTGTTGCAGGCCACCGGACATTGCCCAAATCTCAGTGCCCCGGAAGAGACCGTCGCCGCCATGAAGGCTTTTCTTGAAGGCAATGCCGGTTGA
- a CDS encoding AraC family transcriptional regulator, producing the protein MTLDATRSARTSAAKPSAQHRSQGADPLSDVLQTVKLTGALFFLVDASFPWGVEVPRASTFSSIILPRAQHVVSYHIILKGAGWAKVPGVASTWFEAGDVLVFPHGDPYSMLSGPGQPPEFDTEATMDYFREMAAGRLPFVSKEGGGGEPRSEFVCGFLGCDMQPFNPVLSTLPQLLRIKRSNKEGEGLLSRLIDLTLAEARQPRVGGEAIRLRLSELVFVEVMRRYLEALPAHETGWLSGLRDPAIGKILVMLHEQPAYPWTLNALASRACMSRAALAARFTHLVGHAPMQYLTLWRMQIAARLLTDSSMKVAAVGREIGYESEAAFSRAFKKAVGVSPAAWRGSAAATSRSYEC; encoded by the coding sequence ATGACGCTCGATGCAACGCGGTCGGCCCGCACTTCGGCGGCGAAGCCAAGTGCCCAGCACAGGTCCCAGGGCGCCGATCCGCTTTCCGACGTCCTGCAAACGGTCAAGCTGACAGGTGCGTTGTTTTTTCTGGTGGACGCGTCCTTCCCGTGGGGCGTGGAGGTGCCGCGCGCCAGTACGTTTTCGTCAATCATCCTGCCGCGTGCGCAGCATGTGGTTTCCTACCATATCATCCTGAAGGGCGCGGGCTGGGCAAAGGTACCCGGTGTCGCGTCAACCTGGTTCGAGGCGGGCGACGTGCTGGTGTTCCCGCATGGCGATCCATATTCGATGCTCAGCGGGCCCGGCCAGCCGCCGGAGTTCGATACTGAAGCGACGATGGATTATTTCCGGGAAATGGCCGCGGGCAGGCTGCCCTTCGTGTCGAAGGAAGGCGGCGGCGGCGAACCGCGAAGCGAATTCGTCTGCGGCTTTCTCGGCTGCGATATGCAGCCCTTCAATCCCGTGCTCTCCACCTTGCCGCAGCTACTACGGATCAAGCGGTCCAACAAGGAGGGTGAGGGCCTTTTGAGCCGCCTCATCGACCTCACGCTTGCCGAGGCGCGCCAGCCGCGGGTCGGGGGCGAGGCGATCCGGCTGAGACTGAGTGAGCTGGTTTTCGTCGAGGTGATGCGTCGATATCTGGAGGCTCTGCCTGCCCACGAGACCGGCTGGCTGTCGGGCCTACGCGACCCTGCAATCGGCAAAATCCTGGTCATGCTCCACGAACAGCCTGCGTATCCGTGGACGCTAAACGCGTTGGCGAGCCGCGCCTGCATGTCGCGAGCAGCCCTTGCGGCGCGTTTCACCCATCTCGTTGGTCATGCCCCGATGCAGTATCTGACGCTCTGGCGCATGCAGATTGCCGCGCGCCTCCTTACCGACAGTTCCATGAAGGTGGCCGCGGTAGGCCGCGAGATCGGCTACGAATCCGAGGCGGCCTTCAGCCGGGCGTTCAAGAAGGCTGTGGGCGTTTCGCCCGCCGCATGGCGCGGCAGTGCCGCTGCAACCAGCCGATCTTATGAATGTTGA
- a CDS encoding class I SAM-dependent methyltransferase: MAMLEKMHGPAEIYDTHFVPALFARWGPVVAAEAGVQKGDRVLDVACGTGALTLAAAEIAGPSGSIVGLDANPEMLAVARSKPVQIEWLEGTAEALPLPDDSFDAVVSQFGFMFFGDKPQALREMMRVLKPGGRLSVAVCDAVENSPGYGAFARLLDRLFGKEVGDAFRAPFSLGDAARLHEICNEAGIPDAEIVQRNGKVHFKSIDALVSTERACVWTLGGVLNDEQFERLLKEAETALRPFVIDGGTIEFDMPSLIIKGRKS; encoded by the coding sequence ATGGCAATGCTCGAGAAGATGCACGGCCCGGCGGAGATTTACGACACCCACTTCGTGCCAGCCCTGTTTGCCCGATGGGGGCCGGTCGTAGCTGCGGAAGCCGGGGTGCAGAAAGGCGACCGTGTGCTGGACGTGGCTTGCGGCACGGGCGCTCTGACGCTCGCCGCGGCCGAGATCGCCGGCCCTTCAGGCTCCATTGTCGGGCTGGATGCCAATCCTGAAATGCTGGCGGTTGCACGCAGCAAGCCCGTGCAGATCGAATGGCTGGAAGGAACGGCCGAAGCATTGCCTCTGCCGGACGACAGCTTCGACGCCGTCGTCAGCCAGTTCGGCTTCATGTTCTTCGGGGACAAGCCGCAGGCGCTTCGCGAGATGATGCGGGTGCTGAAGCCGGGCGGTCGCTTGTCGGTCGCGGTGTGCGATGCGGTCGAGAACTCGCCGGGCTACGGCGCCTTCGCCCGGCTGCTCGACCGGCTGTTCGGAAAAGAGGTTGGGGATGCCTTCCGAGCGCCATTCAGCCTCGGCGATGCCGCGCGGCTGCATGAAATCTGCAACGAAGCAGGCATTCCGGACGCCGAGATCGTCCAGCGCAACGGAAAAGTCCACTTCAAGTCCATCGACGCGCTGGTGTCCACCGAACGCGCCTGCGTGTGGACGCTTGGCGGCGTGCTCAACGACGAGCAGTTCGAGCGGCTTCTCAAGGAGGCGGAGACGGCGCTCAGGCCATTCGTGATCGACGGCGGCACGATCGAATTCGACATGCCATCGCTCATCATAAAGGGTCGGAAATCCTAG
- a CDS encoding alpha/beta fold hydrolase → MAHVETPNQTTVEPGNSGEAARKRLLAGLPIMERRIELAGISTTLLEGGAGTPIVLLHGPGEYAAKWLRLLPNLVRTHHVIAPDLPGHGNSGSIEGPVHSDRILAWLGELIERTCPTPPILVGQILGAAIAARFAARHSDRLRCLVLSDALGLAPFQPVPEFGAALTAFITEPSPENHDRLWERCAFDLDALRDQMGESWHHLRAYNLDRAQAPELKPTQHGLFEQFGLSAIPPEELARIAVPTVLIWGRHDLASPLPIAEAASARFGWPLHVIDGAADDPPIEQPAAFIQVLRTALAEAEPVAPDTRQAWSRIAPGYDRFVTPTHFLIGEEGLQRAALRPGMRFLDVAAGTGALSIPAARLGAGVLATDISPVMLERLRARAAGEGLAIETRAMDGHALTLADESFDMAGSQFGVMLFPDMPRGIREMVRVVRPGGRVLVTAYGDPREVDFLSFFVEAIRAARPAFPGLPKDPPPLPFQLRDPEKLRHELEAAGLREVHVERTTENLEFTTGEQLWQWLTQSNPIPGAILAELELSEAETATIRQALDRLVAARAGTGGTAVLTSPVNIGVGTK, encoded by the coding sequence ATGGCTCACGTTGAAACACCCAACCAAACCACGGTTGAACCGGGCAACTCCGGCGAAGCCGCCCGCAAACGACTGCTTGCTGGGCTTCCGATCATGGAACGGCGGATCGAACTAGCCGGTATCTCGACCACGCTGCTGGAAGGCGGCGCCGGAACGCCCATCGTGCTGTTGCACGGCCCAGGAGAATATGCGGCGAAGTGGCTGCGCCTTCTCCCGAACCTCGTGAGAACACATCACGTCATCGCACCTGATCTGCCGGGCCATGGCAATTCGGGGTCTATCGAGGGGCCGGTCCATTCCGATCGTATTCTCGCATGGCTGGGCGAACTCATCGAACGCACCTGCCCGACACCGCCCATTCTTGTTGGCCAAATTCTTGGCGCTGCAATTGCCGCTCGCTTTGCCGCCAGGCACAGTGACCGGCTCCGGTGCCTGGTGTTGTCGGACGCGCTCGGCCTAGCGCCGTTTCAGCCGGTGCCAGAGTTCGGTGCGGCCCTCACCGCCTTCATCACGGAGCCAAGCCCGGAAAATCATGATCGGCTCTGGGAGCGGTGCGCCTTCGACCTCGACGCGCTACGCGATCAAATGGGCGAGAGCTGGCACCATCTGCGGGCCTATAATCTCGACCGCGCTCAAGCGCCGGAACTCAAGCCAACCCAGCACGGCCTGTTCGAGCAGTTCGGGCTTTCTGCGATCCCACCGGAGGAGCTCGCACGCATTGCGGTGCCCACCGTCCTTATCTGGGGACGGCACGACCTCGCCAGTCCACTGCCGATCGCGGAGGCAGCAAGCGCCCGCTTCGGCTGGCCGCTCCATGTCATCGATGGTGCTGCAGACGATCCACCCATCGAGCAGCCAGCCGCATTCATCCAGGTATTGCGCACCGCGCTCGCGGAAGCGGAGCCAGTGGCCCCGGACACGCGACAAGCCTGGAGCCGGATCGCGCCCGGATACGACCGTTTTGTGACGCCGACCCATTTTTTGATCGGGGAGGAGGGCCTGCAGCGCGCCGCGCTGCGCCCCGGCATGCGATTCCTGGATGTGGCAGCAGGCACCGGCGCCCTGTCCATACCAGCCGCGCGCCTCGGCGCGGGCGTTCTGGCGACGGACATCTCCCCCGTCATGCTCGAGAGGCTGCGGGCCCGCGCTGCGGGAGAGGGCCTGGCGATCGAAACCCGCGCCATGGACGGTCACGCGCTCACGCTGGCGGACGAGAGTTTCGATATGGCCGGGTCGCAGTTCGGCGTCATGCTGTTCCCTGACATGCCAAGGGGCATCCGGGAGATGGTCCGGGTGGTCAGGCCCGGCGGACGCGTGCTCGTCACTGCCTACGGTGATCCGCGCGAGGTAGATTTCCTCTCCTTCTTCGTCGAAGCGATCAGGGCGGCCCGGCCGGCTTTTCCGGGACTGCCGAAGGACCCGCCCCCGCTGCCCTTCCAGCTTCGCGACCCAGAGAAGCTCCGCCACGAGCTTGAAGCGGCGGGGCTGCGCGAGGTTCATGTGGAGCGGACTACCGAAAACCTCGAATTCACGACGGGCGAGCAATTGTGGCAATGGCTGACGCAGAGCAACCCGATTCCCGGCGCCATTCTGGCCGAGCTTGAGCTAAGCGAGGCGGAAACTGCGACGATCCGGCAGGCGCTGGACCGGCTGGTCGCGGCGCGCGCGGGGACCGGCGGCACAGCCGTCCTCACCAGCCCGGTCAACATCGGCGTCGGGACCAAGTGA
- a CDS encoding LuxR C-terminal-related transcriptional regulator encodes MGRSDRQRLYSASPAGADQLALGREAYEAKAWDDAYRFLTRAGEEAALDADDLERLAMSAYLTGRDEEYLRALERTHHAYLDTGKCHRAARCAFWIGLRLAFCGEMAPATGWFGRAHRLLEGDPRDCAEQGYLMLPHVEQHLAAGNLESAYAAASGAVEIGERFADADLVACARHLQGRVLLRQRRSAEGFALLDEAMVSVTAGELSPLLTGLIYCSVIEACQQVHALDRAREWTSALGRWCSEQPQLVSFSGTCLMHRAEIKRLSGAWQDAMDEARQAVERLTQSNNRKDTAGAWYQLAEVHRLRGDYEAAEQAYRTASQYGFEPQPGLALLQLAKRHVDAAVAAIRRVLDTTTDQVRRIRLLPAYIEIMLAADEIEEARRACRELEDAADDYGTELLRVLAAHARGAVELAEGNAQAAAVWLRQSIEGWQQIDAPYEAARARVMMGLACRALGDNDGATLELQAARTVFQQLGAAPDVARVDTLRGIRSDEAHGLSAREEQVLRLIATGKTNKEIANELHLSAKTVDRHVSNIFNKLDVPTRAAATAWAYEHRLV; translated from the coding sequence ATGGGCAGGTCAGATAGACAGCGGCTCTACAGTGCCTCCCCGGCGGGGGCGGACCAACTGGCCCTCGGTCGAGAGGCGTATGAGGCGAAGGCGTGGGACGACGCCTACCGGTTCCTCACGCGCGCCGGTGAAGAGGCGGCGCTTGACGCTGACGATCTCGAACGGCTGGCGATGTCGGCTTATCTAACCGGTCGCGACGAGGAATATCTGAGGGCCCTGGAGCGAACCCATCATGCCTATCTCGACACTGGCAAGTGTCATCGCGCCGCGCGCTGCGCCTTCTGGATAGGCCTGCGCCTTGCATTTTGTGGGGAGATGGCTCCGGCGACCGGCTGGTTTGGAAGGGCGCATCGACTGCTCGAAGGCGATCCACGCGATTGTGCTGAGCAGGGCTACCTGATGCTGCCTCATGTCGAACAGCATCTTGCCGCCGGCAATCTCGAGTCGGCCTACGCCGCGGCCAGCGGCGCGGTCGAGATTGGTGAGCGCTTTGCGGATGCTGACCTCGTGGCCTGTGCAAGGCACCTGCAAGGCCGCGTTCTGCTGCGCCAGCGGCGAAGCGCGGAAGGTTTCGCGCTTCTCGACGAGGCGATGGTTTCGGTGACGGCTGGCGAACTGTCGCCACTGCTTACCGGCTTGATCTACTGCAGCGTCATCGAAGCATGCCAGCAAGTTCACGCCCTGGATCGCGCACGCGAATGGACTTCCGCTCTGGGACGGTGGTGCTCGGAGCAGCCCCAACTGGTCAGTTTCAGCGGCACCTGCCTGATGCACCGCGCTGAGATCAAGCGGCTCAGCGGCGCGTGGCAGGACGCAATGGACGAAGCGCGGCAGGCCGTGGAGCGTTTGACGCAGTCGAACAATCGGAAAGATACGGCTGGGGCGTGGTACCAACTGGCGGAAGTACACCGGCTCCGCGGAGACTATGAGGCGGCAGAGCAGGCGTATCGGACTGCCAGCCAATATGGCTTCGAACCGCAGCCGGGCCTTGCGCTGCTGCAGTTGGCCAAAAGGCATGTTGATGCGGCTGTGGCCGCAATCCGCCGCGTCCTCGACACCACGACTGACCAAGTGCGGCGTATCCGGTTGCTGCCGGCTTACATCGAGATCATGCTGGCGGCTGACGAGATCGAGGAAGCGCGGCGCGCTTGCCGCGAACTGGAAGACGCCGCGGATGACTACGGAACCGAGTTGCTGCGCGTCCTTGCTGCCCACGCGCGGGGGGCGGTTGAGTTGGCGGAAGGCAACGCGCAGGCTGCGGCGGTTTGGCTGCGCCAGTCAATCGAAGGGTGGCAGCAAATCGACGCGCCGTATGAAGCAGCCCGCGCCCGCGTGATGATGGGCCTGGCTTGCCGCGCCCTCGGCGACAATGACGGCGCGACACTGGAGTTGCAGGCAGCGCGGACAGTGTTCCAGCAGCTTGGTGCCGCGCCGGATGTCGCTCGTGTCGATACCCTGCGGGGCATACGGTCGGACGAGGCCCATGGCCTCTCTGCTCGCGAAGAGCAGGTTCTCCGCCTGATCGCAACCGGTAAAACCAATAAGGAAATCGCCAACGAACTGCATCTGAGCGCGAAGACCGTGGACCGGCACGTCAGCAATATTTTCAACAAGCTTGACGTCCCCACGCGCGCCGCCGCGACCGCCTGGGCCTACGAGCACCGGCTGGTCTGA
- a CDS encoding helix-turn-helix domain-containing protein, protein MEYGQLCPLAKASEILAERWTFLVIRQLLSGAARFNEIRRGVPLMSPSLLSQRLQRLEREGLVRREALASGHHYRLTEAGRELAPIVHGLSRWGERWVLGHIDPRKPDVTALMWAMRRRVDPSVFEQGRVTVQFEFTDQPRSKRFWWLVNEGTNVDLCPKDPGFEVDLYVVTDLEAMAQIWVGKLQLSTAMNAGHLECSGGQDLRRAFHSWLLLSPFAQKRAAEPGYRSKGVGLAVESNALKGRRSAPRHGDSLSSPPR, encoded by the coding sequence ATGGAATACGGCCAGCTTTGCCCACTAGCGAAAGCCTCGGAGATTCTTGCCGAGCGCTGGACATTTCTGGTGATCCGGCAACTGCTCTCCGGCGCGGCCCGGTTCAACGAGATCCGCCGCGGCGTGCCGCTGATGTCGCCGTCTCTCCTGTCCCAGCGCTTGCAGCGACTGGAACGGGAGGGTCTGGTCAGGCGGGAGGCTCTGGCTTCTGGCCACCACTACCGCCTGACCGAAGCCGGCCGGGAGCTTGCGCCCATCGTGCACGGTTTGAGCCGCTGGGGCGAACGCTGGGTGCTGGGCCACATCGATCCGCGAAAACCTGACGTTACCGCGCTGATGTGGGCGATGCGGAGACGTGTCGACCCATCCGTGTTCGAGCAGGGGCGAGTCACCGTTCAGTTCGAATTCACCGACCAGCCGCGGTCGAAGCGCTTCTGGTGGCTGGTCAATGAGGGCACCAATGTCGATCTGTGCCCGAAGGATCCCGGCTTCGAGGTGGACCTCTACGTGGTCACCGATCTTGAGGCGATGGCACAGATTTGGGTCGGCAAGCTGCAACTCTCCACCGCAATGAATGCAGGCCACTTGGAGTGCTCGGGAGGCCAGGATTTGCGCCGGGCTTTTCACTCTTGGTTGCTTCTGAGCCCATTCGCGCAAAAGCGCGCGGCTGAACCCGGGTACCGGTCAAAAGGCGTTGGCCTTGCGGTCGAATCAAACGCACTGAAGGGAAGAAGGTCCGCACCCCGTCATGGCGACAGCCTCTCGTCTCCACCTCGCTAG
- a CDS encoding class I SAM-dependent methyltransferase: protein MTTTIEQEVVQHWTHGSLEEAIRSGLIASGHSLDRLQPDDLAPVDEFHMGGREATVHLAEKIDLKAGTTVLDIGSGIGGPARFLADRYGCRVVGIDVTPEYVKVAESLTGMVGLAGQVAFKVASATALPFDAESFDAALLIHVAMNIADKEKLCAEVARVLRIGGVFGVYEVMRTSDGDLSYPVPWAETAALSFLATPATFRQALERGGFVVVAEDDRRDFALDFFRRIRTRMIESGPPPLGIHLHMGPTASEKIANMIENLERGAIAPVEMICRRV from the coding sequence ATGACAACGACGATCGAACAGGAGGTGGTTCAGCACTGGACCCACGGTTCACTCGAAGAGGCGATCCGCAGCGGGCTGATCGCTTCGGGGCACAGTCTCGACAGGCTGCAGCCGGATGATCTTGCTCCGGTTGATGAGTTCCACATGGGCGGGCGCGAAGCCACGGTGCATCTTGCCGAGAAGATTGACCTCAAGGCCGGCACGACCGTCCTTGACATCGGATCGGGTATCGGCGGGCCCGCCCGCTTCCTTGCCGACCGCTATGGCTGCCGCGTCGTCGGGATCGATGTGACACCCGAATATGTAAAGGTTGCCGAGAGCTTGACAGGTATGGTGGGGCTTGCAGGGCAGGTGGCGTTCAAGGTCGCCAGCGCCACGGCGCTCCCCTTCGATGCCGAAAGCTTCGATGCGGCTTTGTTGATCCATGTGGCTATGAATATCGCGGACAAGGAGAAGCTCTGCGCCGAGGTCGCGCGCGTGCTCAGGATCGGTGGGGTGTTCGGGGTTTACGAGGTGATGCGGACCAGCGACGGCGATCTGTCGTACCCGGTGCCCTGGGCCGAAACGGCAGCACTCTCCTTTCTCGCCACTCCCGCCACTTTCCGGCAAGCTCTCGAACGGGGCGGCTTTGTCGTGGTGGCGGAAGACGACCGGCGGGACTTCGCTCTCGATTTCTTCCGTCGGATACGGACGCGCATGATCGAAAGCGGACCGCCGCCACTTGGAATACACCTCCATATGGGACCAACCGCGTCGGAAAAGATCGCCAACATGATCGAGAACCTGGAACGCGGAGCAATTGCGCCGGTCGAGATGATCTGTAGACGCGTATAG
- a CDS encoding tripartite tricarboxylate transporter substrate binding protein — protein sequence MPAASEFQTLQDLIDHAKANPGLVTFSGSGSNTSNHLAQQRFDEMTGVTTTYVPFSGTGPAVTAILGSQTMAGFNYVTSGVNNSEGMRMLAVASEERVKAFPDVPTFKEIGIDLVGGAYRGVAVPKSTPEEIRVKLSEIISQINADPEFVKQMEGAGFVLTDIAYEDMPTADQASLRHGNPQLPAG from the coding sequence GTGCCGGCGGCAAGCGAGTTCCAGACGCTGCAGGACTTGATCGACCACGCCAAGGCGAATCCGGGTTTGGTGACTTTCAGCGGATCGGGCTCAAACACGTCGAACCATCTTGCCCAGCAGCGCTTCGACGAGATGACGGGCGTGACAACGACCTATGTGCCGTTCAGCGGAACGGGGCCTGCCGTGACTGCCATCCTCGGCAGCCAGACGATGGCGGGTTTCAATTATGTGACCTCGGGGGTCAACAACAGCGAAGGCATGCGCATGCTCGCCGTCGCGTCGGAAGAGCGCGTTAAGGCGTTTCCGGACGTTCCCACTTTCAAGGAAATCGGCATCGATCTTGTCGGCGGCGCCTATCGCGGCGTTGCGGTTCCCAAATCCACGCCTGAGGAAATCCGGGTCAAGCTCTCGGAGATCATCAGCCAGATCAATGCCGACCCGGAATTCGTCAAGCAGATGGAAGGCGCCGGATTTGTCCTGACCGACATCGCTTACGAGGACATGCCAACCGCTGATCAGGCAAGCCTCCGCCATGGAAATCCTCAACTACCTGCTGGCTAG